In Sphingobacterium sp. PCS056, the following proteins share a genomic window:
- a CDS encoding succinate dehydrogenase/fumarate reductase iron-sulfur subunit — translation MKLQLKIWRQEGKNTEGKLVDYTLENLNPHMSFLEMLDTLNEKLILSNDTPVEFDHDCREGICGQCGIMINGIAHGPLKNTTTCQLHLRSFKDGEIIIIEPFRSEAFPVKKDLKVDRSAFDRIISTGGFVSINTGQAPEALTIPITHEITEAAFDSAACIGCGACVATCKNGSAALFTSAKINHMVLLPQGKEERLSRVIDMVHQMDKELFGHCTNTEACEIECPQSISVLNIARMNYEYNRAQILKK, via the coding sequence ATGAAGTTACAACTGAAAATATGGAGGCAAGAAGGTAAAAACACTGAAGGCAAACTCGTAGATTATACATTAGAAAATCTCAATCCACATATGTCTTTTCTCGAAATGTTGGATACCCTCAATGAGAAACTCATATTGTCCAATGACACACCAGTAGAATTCGATCACGATTGCCGTGAAGGAATTTGTGGTCAATGTGGTATAATGATTAATGGAATTGCACACGGTCCTCTTAAAAATACAACGACCTGTCAATTACATTTGAGATCTTTTAAAGATGGAGAAATTATTATTATTGAACCATTTAGATCAGAAGCTTTTCCTGTTAAAAAAGATTTAAAAGTAGATCGCTCTGCATTTGATCGCATTATTTCCACTGGTGGGTTTGTATCTATCAATACAGGACAGGCACCAGAGGCACTCACCATACCGATTACACATGAAATAACAGAAGCTGCATTTGATTCGGCAGCTTGTATTGGTTGTGGTGCTTGCGTTGCCACTTGTAAAAATGGAAGTGCAGCACTTTTTACTTCTGCCAAAATCAATCATATGGTATTACTTCCGCAGGGTAAAGAAGAACGTCTATCACGTGTGATTGATATGGTACATCAAATGGATAAAGAACTTTTTGGGCATTGTACAAACACTGAAGCTTGTGAAATAGAGTGCCCTCAAAGTATTTCGGTTCTAAACATTGCCCGAATGAACTATGAATATAATCGTGCGCAGATTTTAAAAAAGTAG
- a CDS encoding succinate dehydrogenase cytochrome b subunit, with amino-acid sequence MLTTLSRKLLMCFTGLFLCFFLIIHFLGNLQLFLPVEQAHTQFNAYSHFLSGNIVIKIVSYVLYTSIILHALDAVVITIKNRRSGKKYHCDQRQRASKWYSRNMGVLGTIILIFLVIHFQNFWYIYKFGTPPIDSNGNKDLYILVVTTFREWWYVVIYVLSMVALCYHLIHGVHSAIRTLGLFHPKYVKWIRNCGIAYSVIISVGFAMMPIYIYFTQ; translated from the coding sequence ATGTTGACAACGCTATCTCGAAAATTGCTGATGTGTTTTACAGGTTTGTTTCTTTGTTTTTTCTTAATCATTCACTTTTTAGGAAACTTACAATTATTTCTTCCTGTCGAACAAGCACATACCCAATTTAATGCATATTCTCATTTTTTATCAGGCAATATCGTTATTAAAATAGTATCATATGTCTTATATACCAGCATCATATTACATGCATTAGATGCAGTCGTGATCACCATTAAAAATAGAAGATCAGGAAAAAAATACCATTGCGATCAAAGACAGCGGGCCAGCAAATGGTATAGTCGCAACATGGGAGTTTTAGGTACAATTATCTTAATATTCTTAGTCATTCATTTTCAAAATTTTTGGTATATCTATAAATTTGGCACCCCACCAATAGACAGTAATGGCAATAAAGATCTCTACATATTGGTGGTCACCACTTTTAGAGAATGGTGGTATGTGGTGATTTATGTTTTATCTATGGTCGCATTGTGCTATCATTTAATACATGGTGTACATAGTGCTATTCGTACCTTAGGGCTTTTCCATCCCAAATATGTAAAATGGATAAGAAATTGTGGCATCGCTTATTCCGTCATCATAAGTGTAGGATTTGCAATGATGCCCATCTACATTTACTTTACACAATAG
- a CDS encoding anion permease: MKEVDIKKMGITFAFALIIWFIPVPHGVSPEAWHLFAIFAATILGIILKAAPMGTMCMLAIGFTALTQVLAPGNPALSITKSLSGFGDKVIWLIGISFFIARGFIKTGLGNRIAFIFIKIFGKSSLGLAYGLGLADVCLAPAIPSNTARGGGIIYPIMKSMAISFGSLPEDPNTHRKIGAYLTLNSYYMNLIASSMFLTGTASNPMCQKFAADLGINITWMSWAAAGFVPGLVAFILVPLVLYKLYPPELKKTADAPKMATEKLKEMGAIKTNEWLMLLAFFILLSLWILGGSLSIDATTTAFIGLTLLLLTSVLTWEDVKSEKGAWDTIVWFAVLVMMASSLNELGFIGWFSDLIKTQIGGLNWIIAFPVIILVYFYSHYIFASATAHVAAMYAAMLGVGVSLGIPGMLLAMMLGFVGSIYGVLTHYGHGPAPVYFGSGYVDLKSWWVKGFEIGVLLLVIYMAIGGLWMKIIGYY, translated from the coding sequence ATGAAAGAAGTGGACATTAAAAAAATGGGGATTACCTTTGCTTTCGCATTGATTATTTGGTTTATACCGGTACCACATGGTGTATCGCCCGAAGCTTGGCACCTATTTGCAATTTTTGCAGCAACCATATTAGGTATTATTCTAAAAGCAGCACCTATGGGAACCATGTGTATGCTAGCTATAGGATTTACAGCTTTAACACAAGTATTAGCACCAGGTAATCCCGCCCTATCTATTACCAAATCATTAAGTGGTTTTGGTGACAAAGTAATCTGGCTTATTGGTATTTCATTTTTTATAGCTAGAGGCTTTATCAAAACAGGTTTAGGAAATAGAATTGCGTTTATATTTATCAAAATTTTCGGAAAGAGTTCATTGGGCTTAGCTTATGGACTAGGTCTTGCAGACGTTTGCCTTGCTCCCGCTATCCCAAGCAATACGGCTCGAGGCGGAGGTATCATCTACCCCATTATGAAATCCATGGCAATCAGCTTTGGTTCACTCCCAGAAGACCCGAATACACATCGAAAAATTGGAGCCTATTTAACTTTAAATAGTTATTATATGAATCTCATTGCCTCATCAATGTTTCTTACCGGAACAGCAAGTAATCCGATGTGTCAGAAATTTGCAGCAGATTTAGGAATTAATATAACATGGATGTCTTGGGCAGCTGCAGGATTTGTTCCTGGACTTGTTGCATTTATTCTAGTACCACTAGTCTTGTACAAATTATATCCACCTGAATTAAAAAAAACAGCTGATGCCCCCAAAATGGCAACGGAAAAACTAAAAGAAATGGGAGCAATTAAAACAAACGAATGGTTGATGTTACTTGCCTTTTTCATTCTATTGAGTTTATGGATTTTAGGTGGTTCGTTATCCATAGATGCCACGACAACCGCTTTTATAGGACTCACACTTTTGCTGCTCACTTCCGTACTCACTTGGGAAGATGTCAAATCTGAAAAAGGCGCTTGGGATACGATCGTTTGGTTTGCAGTGTTGGTCATGATGGCTAGCTCCTTAAATGAGCTAGGATTTATAGGATGGTTTAGCGATTTAATTAAAACCCAAATCGGAGGTCTTAATTGGATTATTGCATTTCCTGTAATTATTTTAGTCTACTTCTACAGTCACTATATTTTCGCAAGTGCGACAGCTCATGTTGCCGCAATGTATGCTGCTATGTTAGGTGTAGGGGTTTCCTTAGGTATACCAGGTATGCTACTCGCAATGATGCTTGGGTTTGTTGGTTCAATATATGGTGTTCTGACTCACTATGGACATGGCCCCGCCCCCGTTTATTTCGGCAGTGGATATGTAGACCTTAAATCATGGTGGGTAAAAGGTTTTGAAATTGGTGTTTTATTACTTGTGATCTACATGGCAATTGGTGGTCTGTGGATGAAAATAATCGGTTACTATTAA
- a CDS encoding efflux RND transporter permease subunit, translating into MNLVRFALRKPIAIMVAVITIAFFSYSTIKKINVDIFPEVELPAMYIAMPYGGLSPAYMDGFMANEFQKVLLFVSGVKNIDFKSVQGLSLMKLTFYPGTNMAQVAGEVSTSVSRAMGFLPAGAVPPMVVRFDGSSLPVGQLVFESDKLSINEIQTLVLTKIRPMFVDIPGITAPAPFGGSTRSIVIDIDPQAMQAKGLSPEDITIAITKSSIPSPAGNIRIADENLMAPINSIVKNPEEFLNTPIRTTDNRIIYVRDVASVSDAADQTVGYALINGKRSVYLPIIKKADASTLDAVNNLKSSMGMLKNQLPEDVNIRYEFDQSKYIERSLTNLIHEGILGAVFTGLMIFLFLGDSRGAIIVVLTIPIAILSAVMVLYFFGQTLNIMTLSGLALSIGILVDEATVTIENIHQHMEMKKSKQRAILDALLEISVPKLLILLCILAVLTPAFIMTGIPRDMFIPLSMAVAFAMIASFIASQTFVPILANWFMKDKHQEIKKIPRKRVLFEKFSLNYSYRIRKWSTQSLSLFIVYVLCTGTATCLLLNFVGTDVMPISNSGDFQIRIQATQGSRIEKTEQIVKAITEDIKVMLPDNGTTITSAFIGMHPATSPINPIFLFTSASHEAVLQVSVNQEIYKNSMEDLKEEIRKKINEKHPHVQLNFEPMELTEKIMGQGAMTPIEVKVGAGQLKAASAFAAKIESNLKEISYLRDVRIAEPLEYPTVEIEVNRDLAGQFGLTMQDITRSLITATSSTRFTDKNLWVDPKSGLVFQVQVQIPEQIMSSEEMLKSLPLKKGNLRPLLEDVATVRRVTAPAQVNRKGPNRYVTIIANVYNKDLGTASAAVKKAINDVGQPPRGINVWTEGTMQLLDDTLGSLLTGLAVAIIAILLMLSAYYQSFKIPLIILSVIPAVITGSLIILFLSGSTLNLQSYMGIIMSIGVSVSNAVLLVNQAEYYRRNRALTPVNAARLAASSRLRPILMTAAAMLAGMLPMAIGIGDGAEQVAPLGRAVIGGLIASTLAILLLLPHFFSSLMSKTTIISPSLDPDDKESQFFSNQTT; encoded by the coding sequence ATGAATCTAGTTAGATTTGCACTTAGGAAACCCATTGCTATCATGGTAGCAGTCATTACGATCGCCTTTTTTTCCTACAGTACAATAAAAAAAATAAATGTAGACATCTTTCCTGAAGTTGAACTACCTGCCATGTATATCGCTATGCCTTATGGGGGTTTATCTCCAGCCTACATGGATGGATTTATGGCAAATGAATTTCAGAAGGTACTTTTATTTGTAAGTGGTGTCAAAAACATTGACTTTAAAAGTGTACAAGGGCTAAGCCTAATGAAACTTACCTTTTATCCGGGCACTAATATGGCACAAGTGGCTGGAGAGGTTTCAACATCAGTTTCAAGAGCCATGGGTTTTCTACCTGCAGGAGCAGTACCTCCTATGGTCGTACGCTTTGATGGAAGTTCACTCCCTGTCGGGCAATTGGTATTTGAAAGTGACAAGCTCTCAATCAACGAAATACAGACCCTTGTCCTGACGAAAATTAGGCCCATGTTCGTTGATATTCCTGGTATTACGGCTCCTGCACCATTTGGAGGAAGCACACGTTCTATAGTGATCGATATTGATCCCCAGGCCATGCAAGCAAAAGGTCTGAGTCCAGAAGACATTACCATAGCCATTACAAAAAGTAGCATTCCATCTCCTGCAGGAAACATCCGTATCGCAGATGAAAATTTAATGGCTCCCATTAACTCAATAGTCAAAAATCCGGAAGAATTTTTAAACACTCCTATTAGAACAACAGACAATCGCATCATTTATGTACGCGATGTAGCCTCAGTATCTGACGCGGCGGATCAGACTGTAGGTTATGCCTTGATCAACGGAAAGCGTTCTGTGTACTTGCCCATTATTAAAAAAGCTGATGCTTCGACACTTGATGCTGTTAATAATTTAAAATCATCAATGGGAATGTTAAAAAATCAACTTCCTGAAGATGTAAATATCCGTTATGAATTTGATCAGTCAAAATATATAGAACGTTCATTAACAAATCTCATACATGAAGGTATATTGGGAGCCGTATTTACCGGATTAATGATCTTCTTATTCTTGGGTGATAGTCGAGGAGCAATTATCGTGGTACTTACTATCCCGATTGCTATTCTTTCAGCTGTTATGGTACTATACTTCTTTGGCCAAACACTTAATATCATGACATTGAGTGGTCTTGCATTATCGATCGGCATCCTGGTTGATGAAGCCACAGTTACCATTGAAAATATACACCAGCATATGGAAATGAAAAAAAGTAAGCAAAGAGCTATTCTCGATGCATTACTTGAAATTTCTGTTCCTAAATTGTTAATTCTACTTTGTATCCTTGCTGTGTTGACACCTGCTTTTATCATGACAGGTATTCCTAGAGACATGTTTATTCCCCTCTCTATGGCTGTAGCTTTTGCTATGATTGCCTCATTTATAGCTTCTCAAACCTTTGTTCCAATATTGGCCAATTGGTTTATGAAAGATAAGCATCAAGAGATAAAGAAAATACCAAGAAAAAGAGTATTATTTGAAAAATTCAGCCTCAACTATTCGTATAGGATAAGGAAATGGTCTACCCAATCATTATCCCTTTTTATAGTGTACGTATTATGCACTGGAACTGCAACCTGCTTATTATTGAACTTCGTCGGTACAGATGTGATGCCTATTTCCAATAGTGGAGATTTTCAGATACGTATCCAAGCAACACAAGGAAGTAGAATTGAAAAAACAGAACAAATTGTCAAAGCAATAACAGAGGATATCAAAGTCATGCTTCCTGACAATGGAACTACGATCACATCAGCTTTTATTGGGATGCATCCGGCAACATCCCCAATCAATCCTATTTTTCTGTTTACCAGTGCTTCTCATGAAGCGGTATTGCAAGTATCCGTTAATCAAGAGATCTATAAAAATTCCATGGAGGACCTCAAAGAGGAAATAAGAAAAAAAATAAACGAAAAGCACCCACATGTACAGCTAAATTTTGAACCGATGGAGCTGACTGAAAAAATAATGGGACAAGGAGCCATGACTCCGATTGAAGTTAAAGTCGGAGCTGGGCAATTAAAGGCTGCAAGTGCATTTGCAGCAAAAATTGAATCCAATTTAAAAGAAATATCATATTTAAGAGATGTACGCATCGCAGAACCGCTGGAATATCCTACAGTAGAAATTGAAGTCAATCGTGATCTTGCGGGGCAGTTTGGTTTAACCATGCAAGACATCACACGAAGTTTGATTACTGCTACATCATCTACTAGATTTACAGATAAAAATCTGTGGGTAGATCCTAAATCAGGACTTGTTTTTCAAGTTCAGGTACAAATCCCCGAGCAGATCATGTCATCAGAAGAAATGCTCAAGTCACTTCCGTTAAAAAAAGGAAATCTTCGCCCTCTACTAGAAGATGTTGCAACAGTACGCAGAGTGACAGCTCCAGCACAAGTAAACCGTAAAGGTCCCAATCGTTATGTCACCATTATCGCCAATGTTTACAATAAGGATTTAGGTACAGCGTCTGCAGCCGTAAAAAAAGCAATCAATGATGTAGGACAACCTCCTCGGGGTATCAATGTATGGACAGAAGGAACAATGCAACTGCTGGATGACACATTAGGGAGCCTGTTGACAGGGTTAGCAGTAGCGATTATCGCTATTTTATTGATGTTATCCGCTTATTACCAATCTTTTAAAATTCCATTAATTATTTTATCCGTTATTCCTGCGGTGATTACTGGAAGTTTAATTATACTTTTTTTATCCGGCAGCACACTTAATTTACAATCCTATATGGGAATAATTATGTCCATCGGTGTATCAGTATCCAATGCTGTATTGCTTGTTAATCAAGCCGAATATTATAGGAGAAATAGGGCTTTGACACCAGTAAATGCAGCAAGACTAGCAGCATCATCTCGTTTGAGACCTATATTAATGACTGCTGCTGCCATGCTAGCTGGTATGTTGCCGATGGCCATAGGCATAGGTGACGGAGCAGAGCAAGTTGCACCATTAGGTAGAGCCGTTATTGGTGGGCTTATTGCATCTACCCTAGCTATTCTGCTTCTCTTACCACACTTTTTCTCGTCTCTTATGTCCAAAACAACTATTATCAGTCCATCTCTTGATCCTGATGATAAGGAAAGCCAGTTTTTTTCTAATCAAACAACATAA
- a CDS encoding TlpA family protein disulfide reductase, with amino-acid sequence MIIHLNKKMIGIFLIATCITAVSCNSKTNDTQTSQVIETTVDSALSSPTHQANEVSFTDENGKNITLSSLKGKVVFINFWATWCPPCIHEMPSINSLKQSFKGTNEIIFLMVDVDGMMDKSKAFMAEHKYDLQVYVPHGEIPSEFLGNAIPTTVILDKKGDLVDRLEGGRDYADPSIKKSLDKLIQSN; translated from the coding sequence ATGATAATCCATTTAAATAAGAAAATGATCGGTATATTTCTGATCGCGACGTGTATTACTGCCGTATCTTGCAATTCAAAAACTAACGATACGCAAACTTCGCAGGTAATCGAAACAACTGTTGACAGTGCTCTATCAAGTCCAACACACCAAGCTAATGAGGTTTCCTTTACAGATGAAAATGGAAAAAATATTACGTTAAGCTCATTAAAGGGTAAAGTAGTATTCATTAATTTCTGGGCAACGTGGTGTCCTCCATGTATTCATGAAATGCCATCTATTAATTCCCTAAAACAGTCTTTTAAAGGAACTAATGAAATCATATTTTTAATGGTCGATGTAGATGGTATGATGGATAAATCGAAAGCATTCATGGCTGAACATAAATATGATTTACAAGTCTATGTACCTCATGGTGAAATACCATCTGAGTTCTTAGGAAACGCTATTCCAACGACAGTAATCCTTGATAAAAAGGGAGATCTGGTGGATCGACTGGAAGGTGGACGCGACTATGCTGATCCCTCAATTAAAAAATCTCTGGATAAACTCATTCAAAGCAATTAA
- a CDS encoding efflux RND transporter periplasmic adaptor subunit, producing the protein MYPAISIYKTIRLTLALALSMTLTACLQQENQINKETKKTEKRINYPTASVQFINPEYEISIPAELRPYEQVAVFAKVSGFVKKLYVDRGDHVRKGQLLAVLEAPEMNQRYLSDKATEQKIYSDYLFARQAYDRLKDASTTSGAIAAIELERAKSNVESTRAAFESSRAGTSHTSQLQQYLRITAPFDGVITERSVSIGALAGSSSNQSLFTIAQGNKLRLTLSLPEKHGASVQQGVRANFTVSSQPGKIFKTTLSRTSGLLDQHDRSLTLEFDVDNTSGELQGGDYAQVKLTLKRNKPSTWVPKKSILTNQSGTFIFILDNQEIKRIPIKEGVYLDTLTEIFGQVSAGSQIILKPSEEIKEGKISK; encoded by the coding sequence ATGTACCCTGCAATATCAATATATAAAACTATACGCCTGACCCTCGCACTTGCTTTATCAATGACACTTACGGCATGCTTACAGCAAGAAAATCAGATTAATAAGGAAACAAAAAAAACTGAAAAAAGAATAAATTATCCAACAGCATCCGTACAATTTATCAATCCAGAATACGAAATTTCAATTCCTGCGGAATTAAGACCCTATGAGCAGGTAGCGGTATTTGCAAAGGTATCAGGATTTGTAAAAAAGCTATATGTAGATCGTGGAGATCATGTACGCAAAGGCCAACTATTAGCAGTATTAGAAGCTCCCGAAATGAATCAGCGGTATTTATCTGACAAAGCTACAGAGCAGAAGATCTACAGTGATTATCTTTTTGCTCGGCAAGCATATGATCGCTTAAAAGATGCTTCAACAACATCGGGTGCCATAGCGGCAATTGAATTAGAGAGAGCGAAAAGTAATGTTGAAAGTACAAGGGCTGCTTTCGAATCTTCTAGAGCAGGTACTTCACATACCTCACAATTACAGCAATATCTACGTATCACAGCTCCTTTCGATGGCGTAATCACTGAAAGAAGTGTATCTATTGGCGCATTGGCGGGTTCATCGTCCAACCAATCCCTATTTACGATTGCTCAAGGAAATAAATTACGTTTAACTCTATCTCTTCCAGAAAAACATGGTGCATCAGTACAACAAGGCGTACGAGCCAATTTTACTGTCAGTTCTCAACCTGGAAAAATATTTAAGACGACACTTTCACGTACATCTGGATTGTTAGATCAACATGATCGATCACTAACACTAGAATTTGACGTAGATAATACATCTGGAGAATTACAAGGAGGAGATTATGCACAAGTCAAACTTACGTTAAAACGTAATAAACCGTCAACTTGGGTACCTAAAAAAAGTATTCTGACTAATCAGAGTGGTACATTTATATTTATATTAGACAATCAGGAAATAAAACGTATTCCAATCAAGGAAGGTGTATATTTGGATACTTTAACAGAAATATTTGGTCAGGTATCAGCAGGTAGTCAAATCATACTGAAACCATCGGAAGAAATAAAAGAAGGTAAAATAAGTAAATAG
- a CDS encoding porin, whose product MKKLLPFVISVMISFLLLKSHAVRAQVPDSTQGKILDSYPKFQFKGLFQGRFTTSLKKNVDVEGLHHIDDKGTNNSFSLKYMRAQVKGQISKRVEVVALANFADFKNDPKTRVLENAYLRYSFNPKVAITVGQFRPWFGLEETYPVDIIKSLEWSNQYTEFGKNGWTSFQIGASVGGTLPVGKIPMRYAISVVNGNGKNQVSDKDNGKQFLTRIVFDLSKRYDFSIGLNGGTGTVFKRNVHALAFDISSKFQLAQKWNMDFQIEAKQAINHNLYFSLEETNRLENIYQYQMRGAYFLPNMRYEIDYKNLKAIEFSCRYEYLDTDFRQNSNPRQSIVPMFSLEFLKNYGARIQMGMQIDYYKHQIESSNKYNGNLFILQVQSRL is encoded by the coding sequence ATGAAAAAACTTTTACCTTTTGTAATAAGTGTCATGATCAGCTTTTTACTTTTGAAAAGTCACGCTGTTCGCGCCCAGGTTCCAGATAGTACACAAGGAAAAATTTTGGATAGTTATCCTAAATTTCAATTCAAAGGTCTTTTTCAAGGTCGATTCACCACAAGTCTTAAAAAAAATGTTGATGTAGAAGGTCTTCATCATATAGATGACAAGGGTACCAACAACTCCTTTTCTCTTAAATATATGCGCGCACAAGTGAAAGGACAGATCAGTAAAAGAGTGGAAGTTGTAGCTTTAGCCAACTTCGCAGATTTTAAAAATGATCCCAAAACACGAGTTTTAGAAAATGCTTATCTGAGATATAGCTTTAATCCTAAGGTTGCTATTACCGTAGGGCAGTTCAGGCCTTGGTTCGGACTAGAAGAAACATACCCCGTGGATATTATAAAATCATTAGAATGGTCAAATCAATATACAGAGTTTGGTAAAAATGGTTGGACAAGCTTTCAGATAGGAGCCTCCGTTGGCGGCACACTGCCGGTTGGTAAGATACCTATGCGGTATGCTATTTCTGTAGTTAATGGAAATGGAAAAAATCAGGTTTCGGACAAAGATAATGGTAAACAATTTTTAACGCGTATTGTATTTGATCTTTCAAAAAGATATGATTTTAGTATAGGATTAAACGGAGGTACAGGTACCGTATTTAAAAGAAATGTACACGCTTTAGCATTTGATATATCATCCAAATTTCAACTTGCGCAAAAGTGGAACATGGATTTCCAAATAGAAGCAAAACAAGCGATTAATCACAATTTATATTTCAGTCTTGAAGAAACAAATCGACTAGAAAACATATATCAATATCAAATGCGAGGGGCTTATTTTTTACCCAATATGCGTTATGAAATTGATTATAAAAACCTAAAAGCTATTGAATTTTCATGCAGGTACGAATATTTAGATACTGATTTTAGGCAAAATTCCAATCCAAGACAATCTATAGTCCCCATGTTCAGTTTAGAATTCTTAAAAAACTATGGTGCTAGAATACAAATGGGTATGCAGATAGACTATTATAAACATCAAATCGAAAGTTCAAACAAATACAATGGTAATTTGTTCATTTTACAAGTTCAAAGTCGATTGTAA